A region of Burkholderiales bacterium JOSHI_001 DNA encodes the following proteins:
- a CDS encoding DNA-binding protein H-NS (PFAM: H-NS histone family), producing MKTYRAMLAEIERLQRKAEARRRIEIKGVVKHIRELIAKHGLSSHDLGLDGGKATAAPRQFQDLVAALPARGRKAGRPAKAATSKGVARYRDPATGKTWTGRGKPPNWIAGAKDRSAFEIGAAAAPVKAAAGRPAKATKAVKSVKAVKAKRVAKAAKAARKPVAEKPVAKKAAAKRAAPAKAAQAAKPAKSAKAPKAPKAVKLPKAPAPKAARKKAPTPKPAKPAPAPADSGAGAAPTPAPAGE from the coding sequence GTGAAGACCTACCGCGCCATGCTGGCGGAAATTGAACGCCTGCAACGCAAAGCCGAGGCACGTCGGCGCATCGAAATCAAGGGCGTTGTCAAGCACATCCGTGAACTGATCGCCAAGCACGGACTGAGCAGCCACGACCTGGGCCTGGACGGCGGCAAGGCGACCGCGGCGCCGCGCCAGTTCCAGGACCTGGTGGCCGCCCTGCCCGCGCGCGGGCGCAAGGCGGGCCGGCCGGCCAAGGCTGCCACCTCCAAGGGTGTGGCGCGTTACCGCGACCCGGCCACTGGCAAGACCTGGACGGGCCGGGGCAAGCCGCCCAACTGGATTGCCGGTGCCAAGGACCGCAGCGCGTTCGAGATCGGCGCTGCGGCCGCGCCGGTGAAGGCCGCTGCGGGCAGACCCGCGAAGGCAACCAAAGCGGTGAAATCCGTGAAGGCCGTGAAGGCCAAGCGGGTGGCCAAGGCCGCGAAGGCGGCCAGGAAGCCCGTCGCCGAAAAGCCTGTCGCCAAGAAGGCCGCGGCCAAGCGGGCGGCCCCGGCCAAGGCCGCCCAGGCGGCAAAGCCGGCGAAGTCCGCGAAGGCTCCGAAGGCCCCAAAGGCGGTGAAGCTGCCCAAGGCGCCCGCGCCGAAGGCGGCTCGCAAGAAGGCGCCCACCCCCAAGCCGGCCAAACCGGCACCGGCGCCCGCCGACAGCGGCGCTGGCGCCGCGCCGACGCCGGCACCGGCGGGCGAATGA
- a CDS encoding hypothetical protein (PFAM: Activator of Hsp90 ATPase homolog 1-like protein) has protein sequence MSKPETESNDLVITRFLQSPRAALWRCWTDPALLAPWWCPRPWTTEVLAFDLRPGGAFHTFMRGPDGGTSDNPGCFLEIVPQQRLVFTTMLLADWRPATPWMPMTAVIDMADEGVGTRYTATCMHADRKSRDEHDKMGFFEGWNLCIDQLDAFAQAQAR, from the coding sequence ATGTCCAAGCCCGAGACCGAATCGAACGACCTGGTCATCACCCGCTTCTTGCAGTCACCCCGCGCTGCACTGTGGCGCTGCTGGACCGACCCCGCGCTGCTGGCCCCCTGGTGGTGCCCCCGGCCCTGGACCACGGAGGTGCTGGCCTTCGACCTGCGGCCCGGCGGCGCCTTCCACACCTTCATGCGTGGCCCGGACGGCGGCACCAGCGACAACCCGGGCTGCTTCCTGGAGATCGTGCCGCAGCAGCGCCTGGTGTTCACCACCATGCTGCTGGCCGACTGGCGGCCCGCCACGCCCTGGATGCCCATGACCGCCGTGATCGACATGGCCGACGAAGGCGTCGGCACCCGCTACACCGCCACCTGCATGCACGCGGACCGCAAGTCGCGTGACGAACACGACAAGATGGGCTTCTTCGAGGGCTGGAACCTCTGCATCGACCAACTGGACGCCTTCGCCCAGGCCCAGGCCCGGTGA
- a CDS encoding putative signal-transduction protein containing cAMP-binding and CBS domains (PFAM: Putative nucleotidyltransferase substrate binding domain; CBS domain; Cyclic nucleotide-binding domain; Putative nucleotidyltransferase DUF294) — MPNAFDFSVSPFDCLTADERQLVRDHVDIAYFREGDAVLEPGVEPSHLFIVIKGHVRHADSDEVLATYGPRDVFDGRALVAGRVSGRFVAAEEVLAYQLAKKAVTELISANDTFGALLFSDLSKKLSALAERHSQHQMQSLTMARVEAAVMRPSKVVSAATDIVSCVRIFAAERTDHVLVRDEASTPPRLGIFTTTGLQRAILHGGDLAQLPVGELATFKLVTSRPADYLFDALATMIRHKVRRVVVVDGPGDPALPDGPKILGTLDQLDVLSFLSNHSYLITRQILEAKDLNGLKPAAEQITRLIGLLYRGGTKVSLVARLVQELNAKLFERTWQIIAPAELVANSCLFVMGSEGRGEQLLKTDQDNGLILRDGYTPPDDLDALCQQFSDALSGFGYPECPGHIMVSNPQWRGAVTAFSETARRWLLMPDAESLMALAIFIDAHAVCGDAQLLEAVRTELFKLVTDNDALLARFASAINSFESGSGWWNRLFALAPGERQQLDLKKAGTFPLVHGVRAMALEQRLPATSTLGRIEALVAMNKLPPDLAGELVESLHFFMGLKLKAGLDATDTGRTPGRGIEVDKLSTLERDLLKDALGVVKRFKALLSHRYRLDAL; from the coding sequence TTGCCCAACGCCTTCGACTTTTCCGTCTCTCCCTTCGACTGTCTCACCGCCGACGAGCGCCAGTTGGTGCGCGACCATGTGGACATTGCCTATTTCCGCGAGGGCGACGCGGTGCTGGAGCCGGGGGTGGAACCCTCGCACCTGTTCATCGTGATCAAGGGCCATGTGCGCCACGCCGACAGCGACGAGGTGCTGGCCACCTACGGCCCGCGCGACGTGTTCGACGGCCGGGCCCTGGTGGCCGGTCGGGTGAGCGGGCGCTTCGTGGCGGCCGAAGAAGTGCTGGCCTACCAGTTGGCCAAGAAGGCGGTGACCGAACTCATCAGCGCGAACGACACCTTCGGCGCCCTGCTGTTTTCCGACCTGTCCAAGAAGCTCTCGGCGCTGGCCGAACGCCACAGCCAGCACCAGATGCAGAGCCTGACCATGGCGCGGGTGGAAGCGGCCGTGATGCGGCCCTCCAAGGTGGTGAGCGCGGCCACCGACATCGTGTCCTGCGTGCGCATCTTCGCCGCCGAACGCACCGACCACGTGCTGGTGCGCGACGAAGCCAGCACGCCGCCGCGGCTGGGCATCTTCACCACCACCGGGCTGCAGCGCGCCATCCTGCACGGCGGCGACCTGGCTCAGCTGCCGGTGGGCGAGCTGGCCACCTTCAAGCTGGTGACGTCGCGCCCGGCCGACTACCTGTTCGACGCGCTGGCCACGATGATCCGCCACAAGGTGCGCCGCGTGGTGGTGGTGGACGGCCCCGGCGACCCGGCGCTGCCCGACGGCCCGAAGATCCTGGGCACGCTGGACCAGTTGGACGTGTTGAGCTTCCTGTCCAACCACAGCTACCTGATCACGCGCCAGATCCTGGAGGCCAAGGACCTGAATGGCCTGAAACCCGCGGCCGAGCAGATCACCCGGCTGATCGGGCTGCTGTACCGCGGTGGCACCAAGGTGAGCCTGGTGGCGCGGCTGGTGCAGGAGCTCAACGCCAAGCTGTTCGAGCGCACCTGGCAGATCATCGCCCCGGCCGAGCTGGTGGCCAATTCCTGCCTGTTCGTGATGGGCAGCGAAGGCCGCGGCGAGCAGTTGCTGAAGACCGACCAGGACAACGGCCTGATCCTGCGCGACGGCTACACGCCGCCGGACGACCTGGACGCGCTGTGCCAGCAGTTCTCCGACGCGCTGTCGGGCTTCGGCTACCCCGAATGCCCGGGCCACATCATGGTGAGCAACCCACAGTGGCGCGGCGCGGTCACGGCCTTCAGCGAGACCGCACGGCGCTGGCTGCTGATGCCGGACGCCGAAAGCCTGATGGCGCTGGCCATCTTCATCGACGCCCACGCGGTCTGCGGCGACGCGCAACTGCTGGAAGCGGTGCGCACCGAACTGTTCAAGCTGGTGACCGACAACGACGCCCTGCTGGCGCGCTTTGCCTCGGCCATCAACTCCTTCGAATCGGGCAGCGGCTGGTGGAACCGGCTGTTCGCACTGGCACCGGGTGAACGCCAGCAGCTGGACCTGAAGAAGGCCGGCACCTTCCCGCTGGTGCACGGCGTGCGGGCCATGGCGCTGGAGCAGCGCCTGCCGGCCACCAGCACCCTGGGCCGCATCGAGGCCCTGGTGGCCATGAACAAGCTGCCGCCCGACCTGGCCGGCGAACTGGTCGAGAGCCTGCACTTCTTCATGGGCCTGAAGCTCAAGGCCGGGCTGGACGCCACGGACACCGGCCGCACGCCGGGGCGCGGCATTGAAGTGGACAAGCTCAGCACCCTGGAGCGCGACCTGCTGAAGGACGCGCTGGGCGTGGTGAAGCGCTTCAAGGCCCTGCTGTCGCACCGCTACCGGCTGGATGCGCTGTGA
- a CDS encoding 2-phosphoglycolate phosphatase (PFAM: haloacid dehalogenase-like hydrolase~TIGRFAM: haloacid dehalogenase superfamily, subfamily IA, variant 3 with third motif having DD or ED; haloacid dehalogenase superfamily, subfamily IA, variant 1 with third motif having Dx(3-4)D or Dx(3-4)E; 2-phosphoglycolate phosphatase, prokaryotic): MALGYPWVRCRDPTLAIVTATAPKPNPIHFDAAIIDLDGTMIDTLGDFEVALNRTLRDLSQPLVARHFIERTVGKGSEHLIRSTLAHVGAEAALYDPAWALYQQHYQAVNGQRSMVFPGVVEGLERLHIAGLKLACLTNKPTAFARPLLAAKGLESFFSVVFGGDAFARKKPDPLPLLKTCEALGTSPARTLMVGDSSNDARASRAAGCPVALVSYGYNHGEPVSASQPDVVLERLDALFWD; encoded by the coding sequence ATGGCCTTGGGCTACCCTTGGGTTCGCTGCCGGGACCCAACCCTTGCCATCGTGACCGCCACTGCCCCCAAACCCAATCCGATCCATTTCGACGCCGCCATCATCGACCTGGACGGCACCATGATCGACACGCTGGGTGACTTCGAAGTGGCCCTGAACCGCACGCTGCGCGACCTGTCGCAACCCCTGGTGGCACGCCATTTCATTGAACGCACCGTGGGCAAGGGTTCGGAACACCTGATCCGCAGCACCCTGGCCCATGTGGGCGCCGAAGCGGCGCTGTACGACCCCGCCTGGGCGCTGTACCAGCAGCACTACCAGGCCGTGAACGGCCAGCGCTCGATGGTGTTTCCCGGTGTGGTGGAAGGCCTGGAGCGGCTGCACATCGCCGGGCTGAAGCTGGCCTGCCTGACCAACAAACCCACCGCTTTTGCCCGCCCGCTGCTGGCGGCCAAGGGGCTGGAATCCTTCTTCAGCGTGGTCTTCGGCGGAGACGCCTTTGCGCGCAAGAAGCCCGACCCGCTGCCGCTGCTGAAAACCTGCGAAGCGCTCGGCACGTCGCCCGCGCGCACGCTGATGGTGGGCGACAGCAGCAACGACGCCCGCGCCTCCCGCGCCGCCGGCTGCCCGGTGGCCCTGGTGAGCTACGGCTACAACCACGGCGAGCCGGTGTCCGCGTCCCAGCCCGACGTGGTGCTGGAACGGCTGGACGCCCTGTTCTGGGACTAG
- a CDS encoding DNA polymerase III epsilon subunit-like 3'-5' exonuclease (PFAM: Exonuclease), with the protein MSTALKGPAPAWTPAGMLERLKREWRLYHLGDPRFKAMYDEPPADEWVSLDCETTGLNTQKDEIIAVGAVLIKGNRVMTSERLELLVKPSKGVSADSVRVHGLRERDVAGGLEPDVAMAQLLSFIGPRPLVGYYLEFDVAMVNRAIFHMTGLGLPQPKHEVSAMYYEYKVRQLPPYQHGGHIDLRFATLMKDLDLPMREAHDAVNDAVMAALAFIKLRHLLG; encoded by the coding sequence ATGAGCACCGCGTTGAAGGGGCCGGCCCCGGCCTGGACGCCCGCCGGCATGCTGGAACGCCTGAAGCGCGAGTGGCGCCTGTACCACCTGGGCGACCCGCGCTTCAAGGCCATGTACGACGAGCCGCCGGCCGACGAATGGGTGAGCCTGGACTGCGAGACCACGGGGCTGAACACGCAGAAGGACGAGATCATCGCGGTGGGGGCGGTGCTGATCAAGGGCAACCGCGTGATGACCAGCGAACGGCTGGAGCTGCTGGTCAAACCCAGCAAGGGCGTCAGCGCCGACAGCGTGCGGGTGCACGGCCTGCGCGAACGCGACGTGGCGGGCGGCCTGGAGCCGGACGTGGCCATGGCCCAGTTGCTCAGTTTCATCGGCCCGCGGCCGCTGGTGGGCTATTACCTGGAATTTGACGTGGCCATGGTCAACCGCGCCATCTTCCACATGACCGGCCTGGGCCTGCCGCAGCCCAAGCACGAGGTCTCGGCCATGTATTACGAGTACAAGGTGCGCCAGCTGCCGCCCTACCAGCACGGCGGCCACATCGACCTGCGCTTCGCCACGCTGATGAAGGACCTGGACCTGCCCATGCGCGAGGCCCACGATGCGGTGAACGACGCGGTGATGGCGGCGCTGGCCTTCATCAAGCTGCGCCACCTGCTGGGCTGA
- a CDS encoding putative signal transduction protein (PFAM: HDOD domain) gives MSNTTATPSRCVDIEREVDHARRQGALQSIVVPPCPALLVQLRAAMAHEPPDLTEVARIAGSDVAMSATLIRQANGALHAAGQPVRTVGQAMTRLGMDITAQVMTGFLARSAIVPDNRHLARFWEHSAQRAALMGSLARHLPGVHDDLAHTCGLFLHVGLPVMLQSLRGYAGTLVEAAARKDRTPVQTENANHRTDHAVVGALVARVWQLAPEVMAAVRLHHDLEALSDDGIEPEVRTLMALSLVAEMLLRRHANLPPDAEWQRHGAVALKWLEIGDAELDAWHDTLVAALDAVDA, from the coding sequence ATGTCCAACACCACCGCCACCCCCTCCCGCTGCGTTGACATCGAGCGTGAAGTCGATCACGCCCGCCGGCAAGGCGCGCTGCAGTCCATCGTGGTGCCGCCCTGTCCGGCCTTGCTGGTGCAGTTGCGGGCGGCCATGGCGCACGAGCCGCCCGACCTGACCGAAGTGGCCCGCATCGCCGGCAGCGACGTGGCCATGTCGGCCACGCTGATCCGCCAGGCCAATGGCGCCCTGCACGCCGCCGGCCAGCCGGTGCGCACCGTGGGCCAGGCGATGACGCGGCTGGGCATGGACATCACCGCCCAGGTGATGACCGGCTTTCTGGCGCGCAGCGCCATCGTGCCGGACAACCGCCACCTGGCTCGCTTCTGGGAACACAGCGCCCAGCGCGCGGCCCTGATGGGCAGCCTGGCGCGCCACCTGCCGGGCGTGCACGACGACCTGGCCCACACCTGCGGCCTGTTCCTGCACGTGGGCCTGCCGGTGATGCTGCAGAGCCTGCGTGGTTATGCCGGCACCCTGGTGGAAGCCGCGGCGCGCAAGGACCGCACCCCGGTGCAGACCGAAAACGCCAACCACCGCACCGACCATGCCGTGGTGGGGGCCCTGGTGGCCCGCGTGTGGCAGTTGGCGCCCGAGGTGATGGCCGCGGTGCGCCTGCACCACGACCTGGAAGCCCTGTCCGACGACGGCATCGAGCCCGAGGTGCGCACCCTGATGGCGCTGTCGCTGGTGGCCGAAATGCTGTTGCGCCGCCACGCCAACCTGCCGCCCGATGCCGAGTGGCAGCGCCACGGCGCCGTGGCGCTGAAGTGGCTGGAAATCGGCGACGCCGAATTGGACGCGTGGCACGACACCCTGGTGGCGGCGCTGGACGCCGTGGACGCCTGA